From the genome of Aspergillus fumigatus Af293 chromosome 1, whole genome shotgun sequence, one region includes:
- a CDS encoding tRNA maturation protein LHP1, with product MADEQKVTPAATNANAEAEKDVQNVLAELKGEAGEAPKPSEQPTEDKKGEAPTEDAEEARIVAAAAKLGEQSAKAEEQKEGKAEERDTRGRGNRRNNVKFDPSTLEVTDNHDEIRKQVEFYFSDSNLPMDKFLLSKVGGSSNRPVPLELLHSFKRMRRFQPFSAIVEALKSSKTLELTDNDTCVRRKVPLPESVTEKPDPSVTKVFEDQAMSRSIYAKGFGEETPTTQIDIEAFFAPYGPVNAIRLRRTHDRIFKGSVFVEFATEEKQKEFLALDPKPQWKGQDLLIKSKKDYCEEKVRDIEAGRIKPSRGRGGFRGRGRGGPRGGDKRDWRERRAEDQKNGFGKPQGEQRREVQKDARGVPVVQSTADDATAGQKRTREDEATTNGEHPAKKVDTKE from the exons ATGGCCGACGAGCAGAAGGTTACCCCTGCGGCCACCAACGCCAATGCTGAGGCCGAGAAGGATGTTCAGAACGTTTTGGCGGAGCTAAAGGGCGAAGCCGGGGAAGCTCCCAAGCCTTCCGAGCAGCCCActgaagacaagaagggGGAAGCTCCGAccgaagatgcagaggagGCTCGCATTGTAGCCGCCGCTGCGAAGCTCGGCGAACAGTCGGCGAAAGctgaggagcagaaggagggCAAGGCCGAGGAGCGCGATACACGAGGCCGTGGAAACCGTCGCAACAACGTCAAGTTTGATCCCTCCACGCTGGAGGTCACAGACAACCACGATGAGATCCGCAAGCAGGTTGAATTCTACTTCTCCGATTCGAACCTTCCCATGGACAAGTTCCTTCTTTCCAAGGTGGGCGGAAGCAGCAATCGCCCCGTCCCCCTCGAACTCCTTCACTCCTTCAAGCGCATGCGTCGCTTCCAGCCCTTCAGCGCCATTGTCGAGGCTCTGAAGTCCTCCAAAACTCTCGAACTGACCGATAACGACACTTGCGTGCGCCGCAAGGTGCCTCTTCCTGAATCGGTGACCGAGAAACCCGACCCCAGCGTGACCAAGGTTTTCGAAGACCAGGCCATGAGCCGTAGCATCTACGCCAAGGGCTTCGGAGAGGAAACTCCTACTACCCAGATTGACATCGAGGCCTTCTTCGCCCCTTACGGACCCGTCAACGCAATTCGTCTCCGCCGCACACACGATCGAATCTTCAAGGGCAGCGTTTTCGTTGAGTTCGCGACtgaggagaagcagaaagaatTCCTTGCGCTGGATCCTAAACCCCAGTGGAAGGGACAAGATTTGCtcatcaagagcaagaaagATTACTGTGAAGAGAAGGTTCGGGACATCGAAGCTGGCCGCATCAAGCCCAGTCGTGGCCGTGGTGGTTTCCGTGGACGTGGCCGTGGCGGCCCCCGCGGTGGTGACAAGCGTGACTGGCGTGAGCGCCGggcagaagatcagaagAACGGCTTTGGCAAGCCTCAGGGCGAGCAGCGTCGTGAGGTTCAGAAGGACGCTCG TGGTGTTCCCGTCGTGCAGAGCACCGCCGACGATGCTACAGCTGGCCAGAAGCGGACCCGTGAGGACGAGGCCACTACCAACGGCGAGCACCCTGCCAAGAAGGTCGATACCAAGGAGTAG
- a CDS encoding Dabb family protein, with amino-acid sequence MPVYHIVLFRLKPGVTQDQLTNWVTVAESMVGKIPGLVSLKAGQPLPISVPRAKGFDMGIVAVMESPDAVASYATHPVHLEVSKLREELCDDTLAYDLEFES; translated from the exons ATGCCAGTCTACCACATCG TTCTCTTCCGCCTGAAGCCAGGAGTCACGCAGGACCAGCTCACCAACTGGGTCACTGTTGCGGAGAGCATGGTGGGTAAGATCCCCGGTTTGGTTTCGCTGAAGGCCGGGCAGCCGTTGCCTATCAGTGTTCCCCGTGCCAAGGGGTTTGATATGGGGATTGTGGCTGTGATGGAGTCCCCCGACGCTGTGGCTTCTTATGCTACGCATCCGGTCCACCTTGA GGTGTCGAAGCTGAGAGAGGAGTTGTGCGACGATACGCTGGCGTATGACTTGGAGTTCGAGAGTTGA
- a CDS encoding putative RNA binding protein Ligatin/Tma64, with the protein MFKKKPTIKNLAPLRSSDRRKIADQIISDYNISIPSAAPAEDDSNTPTTSNQTSPSITAIRNSLLPENSLSARFTTTAGPQLREVQGTVYVGTHPEGEERILWFKVEHGPGADGRFYPTVYTLWHNPKLVPLLHTPEMVMQKLRGGADLMTPGLADEPPFPESAVKGAVVAVAGLDRHTVPLFVGVCEIDIAGLGEVQGTKGHAVRGVHWEGDELWAWSSSSRPGQPAPEYLAGWDLEAGEEDVAEIEERATELSLDQGQQTQSAEEVPPVDSAEQHEVGAPVEEVKEPSTKEIDEAFEKAFLYSLYKLKQDNPTAPNHGLSLPVQPSALVSNMLTPYLPIYSSQQAQYYQIKKTSWKNVKKFIKYLDKQRLVKSKDRSGQETVIIDVDFNDPRVEQFVPYKLPSKNAVENAGKSVPGNKTPATSEGDPSVGQTITVQTLYRPTGKLTPTIFPALSSGDPRNYYKYSEVSNRLDEYIQSQNPPIVSSENRRIISLNPFLANTIFTSSSAEDKTTIARGMTTRDGLLKRIVEDSAFLTPHYVILRQGQAPSDVKPKAGATPKINLVLEKRTGSKTVTKVSNLEIFGIVPSLLAEELQKKCASSTSVAQATGATKGVMEVLIQGDQRKAVETALLRRGVKTQWIDVVDKTKKKK; encoded by the exons ATGTTCAAGAAAAAGCCGACA ATCAAGAATCTTGCGCCCTTACGATCCTCGGACCGCCGTAAAATTGCAGACCAAATCATCAGCGACTACAACATCAGTATTCCGTCAGCTGCACCAGCCGAGGATGACTCCAATACTCCTACCACGTCGAACCAAACCTCGCCCAGCATCACTGCGATCCGAAACTcccttcttccagaaaaCTCGCTCTCTGCTCGCTTCACCACCACTGCAGGTCCCCAGCTCCGAGAAGTCCAAGGCACAGTCTACGTAGGAACGCATCCCGAGGGCGAGGAACGCATTTTGTGGTTTAAGGTGGAACATGGGCCCGGAGCCGATGGACGATTCTATCCCACGGTCTACACATTATGGCACAATCCCAAACTAGTGCCCTTGCTTCACACGCCGGAAATGGTCATGCAGAAGCTTCGTGGTGGCGCAGACCTGATGACCCCCGGCCTCGCGGATGAACCTCCATTTCCTGAGAGCGCGGTCAAGGGAGCTGTTGTCGCTGTAGCTGGTTTGGACCGACACACTGTCCCGTTATTTGTGGGCGTCTGCGAGATTGATATTGCAGGACTTGGAGAGGTTCAGGGCACGAAAGGACATGCCGTCCGAGGCGTACACTGGGAAGGTGATGAGCTGTGGGCCTGGAGTTCGTCTTCCCGTCCGGGACAGCCTGCTCCTGAATATCTGGCTGGGTGGGATTTGGAAGCGGGCGAGGAAGACGTCGCGGAAATTGAGGAGCGAGCCACTGAGCTTTCCTTGGACCAAGGTCAGCAGACGCAATCTGCGGAGGAGGTGCCTCCAGTCGACTCTGCCGAGCAGCATGAAGTGGGGGCTCCCGTCGAGGAAGTGAAAGAACCTTCTACAAAAG AGATCGACGAGGCTTTTGAGAAAGCCTTCCTCTATTCTCTGTACAAACTGAAGCAGGACAACCCCACCGCACCGAATCATGGCCTGTCCCTTCCCGTGCAACCATCCGCCCTTGTCTCGAACATGCTTACTCCTTACCTCCCGATTTACTCTTCACAGCAGGCTCAATACTATCAGATCAAAAAGACAAGCTGGAAGAACGTCAAAAAATTCATCAAATATCTTGACAAGCAGCGTCTCGTCAAATCCAAAGACCGCAGTGGACAAGAAactgtcatcatcgatgTTGACTTCAACGACCCTCGCGTCGAGCAGTTTGTTCCTTACAAGCTTCCATCAAAGAATGCCGTTGAGAATGCGGGCAAGTCCGTCCCCGGAAACAAGACGCCTGCAACTTCGGAGGGAGACCCTTCCGTCGGACAGACAATAACCGTTCAGACTCTTTATCGGCCAACAGGAAAGCTTACCCCGACAATCTTCCCAGCTCTTTCCAGCGGTGACCCCAGGAACTACTACAAGTATTCTGAGGTGTCCAACCGTTTGGACGAATATATTCAGTCTCAAAATCCGCCTATTGTCTCCAGTGAGAACCGCCGGATCATCTCGCTCAATCCTTTCCTTGCAAACACAATCTTcacatcttcatcagccGAGGACAAGACCACCATTGCACGTGGCATGACGACCCGAGATGGCCTCTTGAAGCGGATCGTGGAAGACTCGGCGTTCCTAACTCCACACTATGTAATCCTCAGGCAGGGCCAGGCCCCATCCGATGTGAAACCGAAAGCAGGTGCAACTCCCAAGATCAACCTCGTTCTTGAAAAGCGGACAGGTTCGAAAACTGTCACCAAAGTTTCGAATCTGGAGATCTTCGGTATAGTCCCTAGTCTGCTGGCCGAAGAACTGCAGAAGAAATGCGCTAGCAGTACCAGCGTTGCTCAGGCCACTGGAGCCACCAAAGGCGTGATGGAGGTACTTATTCAGGGTGACCAAAGGAAGGCTGTGGAAACAGCGCTGCTCCGACGCGGTGTCAAGACGCAGTGGATTGATGTGGTGGAtaagacgaagaagaagaaatga
- the chsD gene encoding chitin synthase D produces MAETSSSVSPNPWSTTDIIYLTIVSPLVLAAFLEWFLWIAAFLYCLAKVYQKADHWSIRFLAVTMIVLFTLLRGIFLPVMIVTLPLPVHLRRRFPAQMVLMLQWFAFGMFSVLLIIPWLLCVYRLVTHSPGRTKRIKQVLDDRTAPKTVVVMPVYKEAPETLIRAIDSVVDCDYPANCIHVFLSYDGCLIDESYLRLIEHLGIPITLESYPQSIDVTYKDARITVSRFKHGGKRHCQKQTFRLIDMVYADYLERHDNLFVLFIDSDCILDRVCLQNFMYDMELKPGSKHDMLAMTGVITSTTDRGSLLTLLQDMEYVHGQLFERSVESSCGAVTCLPGALTMLRFSAFRKMAKYYFADKAEQCEDFFDYGKCHLGEDRWLTHLFMVGARKRYQIQMCAGAFCKTEAVQTFSSLLKQRRRWFLGFITNEVCMLTDVRLWKRYPLLCLVRFMQNTIRTTALLFFIIALSLITTSSSINDLPVGFIAISLGLNYVLMFYLGAKLKRYKAWLFPLMFILNPFFNWLYMVYGILTAGQRTWGGPRADAATADEHTSPEEAVELAKAQGDELNVDLTTFRSRGDEKSVPIHPSEKIDGRFSAPELPDGYDSNLNDSNAALTELMTPLPSVPRIGIHTYPSSDSILTSDSLSSIHLPLKVEELTGDNDNMKPYPDRQPRDTSSLHQMQRTCSNGIVASDSCSSQDDASEMVNKPEILSPSAHILPHPSQATESSSGEDIYPLHLPSPHQHEAHFAPLNASTRGSMEGNTPEVQRPRRKLPGIPRPIRAQKDPESMV; encoded by the exons ATGGCTGAAACTAGCAGTTCAGTTTCTCCGAACCCGTGGTCGACCACAGAT ATAATATATCTGACGATCGTCTCGCCATTGGTACTGGCAGCGTTCTTGGAATGGTTCCTCTGGATTGCTGCGTTCTTATACTGCCTTGCCAAGGTCTACCAAAAAGCGGATCACTGGAGTATTAGATTCCTCGCGGTTACCATGATTGTCCTCTTCACGTTACTGAG GGGAATTTTCTTGCCTGTCATGATCGTGACCCTCCCGCTCCCGGTTCACTTGAGACGGCGATTCCCGGCTCAGATGGTACTTATGCTTCAATGGTTCGCGTTCGGGATGTTTTCCGTGCTGCTTATAATCCCTTGGCTTTTGTGCGTCTACAGACTGGTGACACATTCACCGGGCAGAACCAAGCGTATCAAGCAAGTTTTGGATGACCGAACCGCTCCCAAAACAGTTGTTGTTATGCCAGTCTATAAGGAAGCCCCGGAAACACTAATAAGGGCAATCGATTCTGTCGTTGACTGTGATTATCCAGCCAACTGTATCCATGTGTTCCTCTCTTACGATGGCTGCCTCATTGACGAATCCTATCTTCGGCTGATTGAACACCTTGGAATTCCGATTACGCTGGAGAGCTATCCACAGAGCATAGACGTGACGTACAAAGACGCCAGAATTACGGTCTCTCGTTTCAAACATGGAGGGAAACGACATTGCCAGAAGCAAACGTTCAGACTGATTGACATGGTATATGCGGATTACCTGGAGCGCCACGACAACCTTTTCGTGTTATTCATTGACTCCGACTGCATCCTTGACCGTGTATGTCTGCAAAACTTCATGTACGATATGGAGTTGAAGCCAGGGAGCAAACACGACATGTTGGCAATGACGGGGGTCATTACGTCGACTACGGACCGAGGCTCGCTCCTCACACTTCTGCAGGACATGGAGTATGTCCATGGGCAACTGTTCGAGCGCTCTGTGGAATCTAGCTGCGGCGCTGTGACTTGCCTCCCCGGGGCTCTGACGATGCTCCGGTTCTCTGCGTTTCGTAAAATGGCCAAGTACTACTTCGCGGACAAAGCCGAGCAATGCGAGGACTTTTTTGACTATGGCAAGTGTcatcttggagaagatcgcTGGCTCACGCACCTCTTCATGGTAGGCGCTCGGAAACGTTATCAAATCCAGATGTGCGCAGGCGCCTTTTGCAAGACCGAGGCAGTGCAGACATTCAGCAGTCTTTTAAAGCAGCGTCGGCGCTGGTTTCTGGGTTTCATAACCAACGAAGTGTGTATGCTGACTGATGTGCGGCTTTGGAAGCGCTACCCCTTGCTCTGCCTGGTCCGTTTTATGCAGAACACGATCCGAACAACTGCATTGCTGTTTTTTATCATCGCGCTGTCACTTATAACAACCTCGAGCAGCATCAATGACCTGCCCGTGGGTTTTATTGCCATATCGCTGGGACTCAACTACGTCCTCATGTTCTACTTGGGTGCGAAGCTCAAGCGCTACAAAGCTTGGCTTTTTCCGCTGATGTTTATCCTGAATCCCTTCTTCAACTGGCTGTATATGGTGTATGGAATCCTGACTGCGGGCCAGCGTACATGGGGAGGACCGAGAGCCGATGCCGCCACCGCCGATGAGCACACTTCGCCCGAGGAAGCTGTTGAACTGGCTAAGGCTCAAGGCGATGAGCTCAATGTCGATCTGACTACTTTCCGTTCCAGAGGGGATGAGAAGAGCGTTCCAATCCATCCCTCGGAGAAGATCGATGGGCGCTTCTCTGCACCAGAGCTCCCAGACGGTTATGACTCGAACTTGAACGACTCCAACGCAGCCCTTACCGAGCTGATGACGCCTCTTCCGAGTGTGCCTCGGATAGGTATCCATACATACCCGTCCTCCGATTCGATCCTAACCTCGGACTCGCTGAGCTCGATCCACCTTCCCCTTAAGGTTGAAGAGCTGACTGGTGATAATGACAATATGAAGCCCTATCCCGATCGGCAACCAAGGGACACGTCGAGTTTGCACCAGATGCAGAGGACTTGTTCTAACGGAATCGTGGCCAGTGATTCATGCTCTTCACAGGACGATGCTTCGGAGATGGTAAACAAGCCTGAGATACTGTCACCATCAGCTCATATACTGCCGCATCCATCACAAGCCACGGAGTCGTCATCCGGGGAGGATATATACCCACTTCATTTGCCATCGCCACACCAACACGAGGCACATTTTGCTCCTCTCAATGCTTCAACCCGAGGTTCAATGGAAGGAAACACCCCAGAGGTACAGCGACCACGCCGTAAGCTTCCAGGGATTCCACGGCCTATCAGAGCCCAGAAAGATCCTGAAAGTATGGTCTAG